A single Acropora palmata chromosome 5, jaAcrPala1.3, whole genome shotgun sequence DNA region contains:
- the LOC141882238 gene encoding uncharacterized protein LOC141882238 translates to MVEEAYRKLKENDELKLKWQECFNSKDCEQRKELIQAILVSVIEGYLHMGTAQYLRDFRRNFEIKKSAELRKRVLQRQKKNQEKSDSVAFEEILKDHSPGKVSSPSVFYISWRSTVMQASLSVFIQRHS, encoded by the exons ATGGTGGAAGAGGCCTACCGAAAGCTGAAAGAGAACGATGAACTCAAATTAAAGTGGCAAGAGTGTTTCAACAGCAAGGATtgtgaacaaagaaaa gAATTGATACAGGCCATTTTAGTGTCTGTTATCGAAGGCTATCTCCACATGGGAACGGCGCAGTACCTGCGAGACTTCAGaaggaattttgaaataaagaaaagtgcAGAGCTGAGAAAGAGAGTGCTGCAAAGGCAGAAAAAGAATCAAGAGAAGTCCGACAGCGTGGCCTTCGAG GAGATTCTTAAGGACCATTCACCGGGAAAGGTGTCTTCGCCAAGTGTCTTTTACATTTCCTGGAGAAGCACAGTGATGCAAGCGTCTTTGTCCGTGTTTATACAAAGGCACAGTTGA